The genomic segment CGGCGGCGTTCGCATCGATCCGATCGATGGCACGACTTGGGAAAAGCGGTTTTTGTTCGGCGGCAGCGCCCTCTGATATCCAATAATATAGGCTCTGCCCCGGAAGACGGAGCGGAGCCTTTTTTTAAAGCCGGGTCCAGCTTGGAAACATCGCCGCTTGGCCGCGGTACGCACCATTCTCGTCAATCAGATTCCATACCACCGCTTGCTCGATCCGGAACCTTTTGCCGCTCCCCGAGATCCTCAAGCCTTCATACCCGTCGGAATACCCTTTTTTCCTGACGTTTTCCATGAAGGCTTCCCTGACGCTTTGCTCCATCGGTTCCGCCGTCAGTCTGGAAGGCATGGCCGTAAACGTCTGCCAGCTCATTTCCCATAGATTTAAGGCAGTCCGGTTGCCATAGTTCAGCACTGGATCCGACTCCGTCCCATGGGATAACAGCGCGAACGGCGCTTCGTACAATGCGTCCGTCGCACTCGCCCCCGGCTCTATTTCAGACAACGATTTCTTTGTTAATTTCCGGTAGCTATCCATAAGCAACCGGCTGTGCCGCTCCAGCCATTCTGCGTTTTCCACGCGCATCCGTTTCTCGCTCCTTTCCCATTTCCCCATTGTACTTCCGTTTCAGCGGCGGTCAAGTTGGACAATAGGAAGTAGTCCCGGGCTGATCTCCTACAGAGGACCTAACGGTTGGCCGGACGGATAGAATGTCCAACGGATAGCGCACAATGACATTAACTTTCAAAGGAGGAATTCGAAATGAGCGAGTCCCCGCATATCATCGATAAGGAAGAGCAAATCGATACGTCCAAGGTGGGCGATACCATCTCCAGGATTGACGCACCGAAAAAGGACGAGATCCTCCGCAACTTCGATTCGTTCAAAAGCTATCTGAACAGGCGGATCGCGCTTGGCGAGTCGCTGGGTCTCTCCGAGGAGCAGCTCGCGCAGGTCGCGGAGAAGGTCGCGGACTATCTGGCCGAGCATGAGGATCCCCGCAACGCCGAGGAGAATCTGCTGCAGGAATTGTGGAAGGTCGGCGATCAGGAAGAGCGGCATAAGCTTGCGCATATGCTCGTGAAGCTGGCGCAGCAATCCTGATCGTCCTTAAGCCGTGAATCGCGTTCGACCGTCGTATGCTGCGGCGGTCGATCCCTTACCCAGGCAAGGAGGATCGAACGATGGACAAAAAAACGAAAAAAAAGACGCTGCGCTTTGCCGAAAGTTTATACTGCCGCTTTCAGGACGACGAAGTGCCCGCGATGGGCGCCCAGTTGACCTATTACTTAATCCTGGCGATATTTCCTTTTATGATTTTCCTTATCGCCTTGATCGGCTTTACGCCCTTCACGACCTGGGATCTGCTGGACGCGCTGAACAAAGTGCTGCCGCAGTCGAACAGCCAGGTGCTTGTGGACTGGATCAAAAACATACAGGAAAACCGCAGCGGCGCACTGCTGTCATTCGGGATCATCGGTTCGCTGTGGTCGGCCTCCAGTGGCATCAATGCCATCATCCGGGCGCTGAACAAAGCCTATGACGAGCCGGAGACCCGTCCGTTCTGGAAGGTTAAGGGCTTGTCGCTCATCGTGACGCTCGTCCTCACCCTCGTTATCTTCAGCAGCCTGGCCTTGCTCGTATTCGGCCGTTGGCTCGGCGAGTGGATTTTCAAGACGTTCGCACTTCCCGACTTCTTCGATGAAGTATGGACCGTAGCGCAATTCGTCATTCCGATCGCCATCATCGCGCTCGTGTTCACGGCCATGTACAAGTACGTGCCCAACCGGCATTTGAAATTCAAGGAGGTTCTGCCGGGCGCCCTCGTCGCAACGATCGGTTGGATCGTCGCATCCGGACTGTTCGCTTTTTACGTCAGCAACTTCGCCAACTATACGAAAACGTACGGTAGTCTGGGCGGCGTCATCGTCCTGCTCACCTGGCTATACATCAGCAGCATCATCGTCGTGCTTGGCGGCGAGGTCAATGCGACGCTCGCATTCGACCGTGAGGGCAAGAGTAAGCCGGAATGCAAAAAGTACACCCACTCCATTACGAATGCTTGGAACAAAGTGAAAAACTGGCGTTCACCTAAACGGGACGATAAGGGTAAAAAAGCGCCGCCCCATGTTCACACATAAAGTTTGGCGGTTTGCTGCAGCGATATCCCAAGGAATACGGAAAATCGCCTAGCCTTCGGAATGCTCGAGCGCCTTTCACCCTCTATGTAGCGCATACGATCAAATCCGAAGACGGGTTGAATATAATCGGGCCGGAATTTCATTTCCGGCCCTCGTTCTTTTCAAATGCGATTTGCGGTTATTCGTCGTCATGCTGCTCGTTTTGGCCAATAAAATGGTTCATTTTACGGCTTCCGGCGTTCTCTCCCGATGAGCCAGATAGAACAACAGTCCCGTACATATCGCTCCGCCTGCAAAGTTGCCCAACAGGACAGGGATCCAGTTCCACAATAGCATGTCCGCGAACGAATAGTTCGCGCCGAGCATGAGCCCGGCAGGCAAGAGGAACATATTGACAACCAAGTGCTCGAAGCCTTGTCCGAAAAACAGCAGCACCGGCATCCACATCGCCGCGATCTTGCCGATCGTCGAGGTGGAGGACAAGCTCATGACCACGCCGAGCGCGACCATCCAGTTGCAAAGCACCGCCTTGACGAACGCAAGCATCCAACCGTCCGCGCCAATATGGATATAGGCCGTTGTCTTGCCCTCCGCCGCCGAGATGATCGCTTGCACGAGCGGGTTGCTCATCTCATGGCCCATCTTCGTGACAGCCATCGTGTATAACGCCGCGTACAATCCCGCACCGATTACATGTCCGACAAGCGCCCATGCGAAGCTTGAGACCATTTTGCCCGTGCTTATTCTTCTCTTGAGCAGGGCTAGCGGAATCGCCGCAAAGCTGCCAGTCACGAGCTCAAGGCCCAGTAGCAGAATGAGCACGAAGCCGATGGGAAACAAGATTGCGCCTGCGATCGGCAATTTGGTCTGCACGGAGGCGGTGTAGGCTAAAGTCGTCGCGCATCCCAGTATGGCGCCCGCCAATCCGCTTCGCACGAGCTTCTGCGATACAGGCAGCTTGGACTTCGCTACTCCCATTGCAATCAGATTTTCCAACATCTGTCCCGGCTTCACATAATCCATGCTAGCGCCCCCTAAGCTGCTGCCGGACGACGCCAATCTAGCTTCGGCCGGCTTCTTTGCTACATTATAGGCGGTGGAAAGCAGCATCGCTGTGACTAACTTAACAATCATAATCCCATTCGGGTTTGATTCTTTGTCCAACATTGACATGCATGAAAAAAGACAGCCGTTAGCTGTCTCTGAAGCTTTCGTTATGTAACCGCAAAGCTAGATCGCTATCTTCCCCCTCCGGGGATAGGAGCAACTCATAGGACGCTTTGCTTTCTTCTAAAGTCGCTCTTGCCGACACGATGATGTTCACATCCTCCGCCTTGCCCGATTTTAAGGAAAAGCGGAAGCCCTCGGCTTTGCCGTTCAGACGAAGACTGGGGCTGAACTGAATCTGGAACATGATCTGACTCGCCTTCGTCAACAGCGAATCGAATCGGATGCCGACGAGCGCATGCGACATAAAACCGAACAATGTACAAAACGCCGGATCGGCTTCCGTTATGAGGTCATCCTGCGTGAGCAAAAGCCGACCTACCGTCGGGACAGCCCCACGACCATGGGTCGGTACCTGCGAGCTCAAGCTTCTGCGACCTTATCTATTCCCGAATGCGCCTCGAGAAGATATTCGGAGATCAGGTCGACTGTCTCGTCCGGATGACTCACATGAGGGCAATGGCCGGTTGCCTCCATCATTCGAAAGGAACTTCCGCGAATTTGTTGATGCATATACGCACCTACTTCTAATGGCGCGATCAGGTCTTCCGTACATTGCATGATCAGCGTAGGTGTCTTCACCTTCGGCAATACGTCCCGATGGTCGGATAGAAAGGTCGCTCTTGCGAAAATGCCCGCAATTTCCGGATCTAGCTTGCAGAAGCTTTCCTCAAGTTCCTCTGCGAGAGCGGGACGATCCGGGTTCCCCATGACGATCGGAGCTAAATAGTTTGACCATTGCGCATAATTAGATTCCATAAGTCCAAGCAATCCTTCGATATCTTCGCGTTCGAATCCGCCGATATAGTCGGGCAGATCGTTAATGTATCTAGGCGATGGTCCAATCAGAACAAGCCGTTCGAACAACGCGGGGGACTGTACCGCAGCGAGAATGCCGATTGACGCCGCGACAGAATGTCCGACATAGACTATATTTCGGATTTCCAACGCTTCGCAAATTTCCAACACGTCGGTTGCGTATCCCGTCAATTCGCTGTAACGAACGGGATCGTAAGTGCTCTTATCTGAATTTCCCGAACCCACGAAGTCAAACAATACGATTTTCCAATGTTTCTCGAAGGCAGGGGCGACAAATCTCCACATGCTTTGATCGCAGCCGAATCCGTGCGCGAATACAATGACTTTGTCGCCTTCGCCTCTCACAGTCACATGATTGCGTCTGAGAATATCTCGTTTGTCCAATATACTTAACCTCCCGTTATGAATTCCATCATGCCGAGCGGTTATTTTCAATATCAGATATTATACCCCTCGCATCCTCATGCTACAAATCGACGCGATATAACTATTAAAAAGACAGACGACCGCTTGAGCAATCGCCTGTCTAATTCCAGGTTTTCTATGAAAATAAAAAAACAAGAAATTTAATTTTCTTGAATTTGTTTTGTGGTGCCGGTGAAGGGACTCGAACCCCCACTCCCTCTCGAGAAGCGGATTTTGAGTCCGCCGCGTCTGCCATTCCGCCACACCGGCATATTAAATTTAGTTTTAAATAAAAAAAATGGCGCGCCCTAAGAGATTCGAACTCCTGGCCTTTAGATTCGTAGTCTAACGCTCTATCCAGCTGAGCTAAGGGCGCGAATATGAAGTTGGAGGCGCCACCCAGACTCGAACTGGGGGTAGAGCTTTTGCAGAGCTCTGCCTTACCACTTGGCTATGGCGCCAAGAACTTAGATGGAGCGGAAAACGGGATTCGAACCCGCGACCTTCTCGTTGGCAACGAGATGCTCTACCACTGAGCTATTTCCGCAAAATGGCTGGGGATCTAGGGATCGAACCTAGGAGTGACGGAGTCAAAGTCCGTTGCCTTACCGCTTGGCTAATCCCCAACGAGGTAAAAATGGGGCGACCGAGGGGAATTGAACCCCCGAGTGTCGGATCCACAAACCGATGCGTTAACCACTTCGCCACGGTCGCCATGTTACCAAGTTTCATTGGCAGGGGCAGCAGGAATTGAACCCACACTAACGGTTTTGGAGACCGCTGTTCTACCTTTAAACTATGCCCCTATAATGTTAAGGTAAAACTGGTGGAGGATGATGGATTTGAACCACCGAACCCGAAGGAACAGATTTACAGTCTGCCGCGTTTGGCCACTTCGCTAATCCTCCAAGACTGTAAAACAAATGGTGCCGTCGAGAGGACTTGAACCCCCAACCTACTGATTACAAGTCAGTTGCTCTACCAATTGAGCTACAACGGCATATCCATAAGGCAATACTCAGATGGTGGCTCGGGACGGAATCGAACCGCCGACACGAGGATTTTCAGTCCTCTGCTCTACCAACTGAGCTACCGAGCCATTTTGCATTCTGTTAAAGAAAGAAAATGGCGGAGCTGACGGGATTCGAACCCGCGGTCTCCTGCGTGACAGGCAGGCATGTTAGGCCTCTACACCACAGCTCCATGTGGGATCTCGGATAAATTCCAAGATAAAGTTGGTTGCGGGGGCAGGATTTGAACCTGCGGCCTTCGGGTTATGAGCCCGACGAGCTACCGGGCTGCTCCACCCCGCGTCGTTAGCATGTCTTACTATTTTGGCGACGTTTCATATCATAACCGATATCGCCATGTTAATGCAAGCACTTTTTTAAACTTTTTTCGAATCAGGCTTGCTTTGTAATGATGGTGACCCGTGGGGGAATCGAACCCCCGTTACCTCCGTGAAAGGGAGGTGTCTTAACCGCTTGACCAACGGGCCGCATGCTTAAGTAAATAACTGGCGGAGAGAGAGGGATTCGAACCCTCGAGACGCTTGTGACGCCTACACGATTTCCAATCGTGCTCCTTCGACCAAACTCGGACATCTCTCCATGATGGCTCCCCGAACAGGACTCGAACCTGTGACAACTCGATTAACAGTCGAGTGCTCTACCAACTGAGCTATCAGGGAATATATGAAATTGTGCTGCTCGGCCTGGCGACGTCCTACTCTCCCAGGACCCTGCGGTCCAAGTACCATCGGCGCTGGAGGGCTTAACGGTCGTGTTCGAGATGGGTACGCGTGGGACCCCTCCGCCATTACCACCAGACCTACTGTGCGGCGTTTGCCATACAGCTTTGCAGCTTTACAGAGCTTGCGCCCTGAAAACCGGATGCGAAACGAACCTGCGCTTAGAAATGCTCTTACCTGTGCGGCTTGCCGTTTGTTCCTAGATCGGAACAGTAGGATAAGCCCTCGACCGATTAGTACTCGTCAGCTGCACGCATTGCTGCGCTTCCACCCCGAGCCTATCAACCTCGTGTTCTCCAAGGGGTCTTACTAATTGGGAAATCTCATCTTGAGGCGGGCTTCGCGCTTAGATGCTTTCAGCGCTTATCCCTCCCGCACTTGGCTACCCAGCGATGCTCCTGGCGGAACAACTGGTACACCAGCGGTGCGTCCATCCCGGTCCTCTCGTACTAAGGACAGCCCCTCTCAAATTTCCTACGCCCGCGACAGATAGGGACCGAACTGTCTCACGACGTTCTGAACCCAGCTCGCGTACCGCTTTAATGGGCGAACAGCCCAACCCTTGGGACCTACTTCAGCCCCAGGATGCGATGAGCCGACATCGAGGTGCCAAACCTCCCCGTCGATGTGGACTCTTGGGGGAGATAAGCCTGTTATCCCCAGGGTAGCTTTTATCCGTTGAGCGATGGCCCTTCCATTCGGTACCACCGGATCACTAAGCCCGACTTTCGTCCCTGCTCGACTTGTAGGTCTCGCAGTCAAGCTCCCTTATGCCTTTGCACTCTTCGAATGATTTCCAACCATTCTGAGGGAACCTTGGGGCGCCTCCGTTACGCTTTAGGAGGCGACCGCCCCAGTCAAACTGTCCGCCTGACACGGTCCCTTCACCGGATTCACGGTGACAGGTTAGAACCTAGATACGATCAGGGTGGTATCCCAACGGCGCCTCCATTGAAGCTTGCGCTCCAACTTCTTAGGCTCCCACCTATCCTGTACAGACCGTACCCAAGTTCAATATCAAGCTACAGTAAAGCTCCATGGGGTCTTTCCGTCACGTCGCGGGTAACCTGCATCTTCACAGGTACTAAAATTTCACCGGATCTCTCGTTGAGACAGCGCCCAAGTCGTTACGCCATTCGTGCGGGTCAGAATTTACCTGACAAGGAATTTCGCTACCTTAGGACCGTTATAGTTACGGCCGCCGTTTACTGGGGCTTCGGTTCACAGCTTCGGGTTGCCCCTAACCGCTCCCCTTAACCTTCCAGCACCGGGCAGGCGTCAGCCCGTATACTTCGCCTTACGGCTTCGCACAGACCTGTGTTTTTGCTAAACAGTCGCTTGGGCCTATTCACTGCGGCCCCCTCGGGCTATTCACCCTACCGAGGCACCCCTTCTCCCGAAGTTACGGGGTCATTTTGCCGAGTTCCTTAACGAGAGTTCTTCCGCGCGCCTTAGAATTCTCTTCTCGCCTACCTGTGTCGGTTTGCGGTACGGGCACCTTCTCCTGGCTAGAGGCTTTTCTCGGCAGCGTGAGCACGGAACCTTCGGTACTGTAATTTTCCCTCCCCATCACAGCTCAAGGTATTAGTGTGCGGATTTGCCTACACACACCCCTCACTGCTTGGACGAGCTATTCCATCAGCTCGCGTTCTTGCCCTCCTGCGTCCCCCCATCGCTCATAACGGATTACGGTGGTACAGGAATTTCAACCTGTTGTCCTTCGACTACGCCTTTCGGCCTCGCCTTAGGTCCCGACTTACCCTGAGCGGACGAACCTTCCTCAGGAACCCTTAGGCTTTCGGCGGACAGGATTCTCACCTGTCTTTTCGTTACTCATACCGGCATTCTCACTTGAATGCAGTCCACCGGTCCTCTCGGTCCGACTTCAACCCGCATTCAACGCTCCCCTACCCAAGTACCAAAAGGTACATGCCATAGCTTCGGTGGTGTGTTTAGCCCCGTTACATTTTCGGCGCAGAGTCACTCGACCAGTGAGCTATTACGCACTCTTTAAATGGTGGCTGCTTCTAAGCCAACATCCTGGTTGTCTTCGCAACTCCACATCCTTTCCCACTTAACACACACTTGGGGACCTTAGCTGATGATCTGGGCTCTTTCCCTCTTGACGACGGATCTTAGCACTCGCCGTCTGACTCCCGAGCATACATCCATGGCATTCGGAGTTTGACTGGACTTGGTAACCCTTGGCGGGCCCCGCACCCAATCAGTGCTCTACCTCCATGATGCTAAATCTCGAGGCTAGCCCTAAAGCTATTTCGGGGAGAACCAGCTATCTCCGAGTTCGATTGGAATTTCTCCCCTACCCCCACGTCATCCCAGAGCTTTTCAACGCTCACGAGTTCGGGCCTCCAGTAAGTGTTACCTCACCTTCACCCTGCACAGGGGTAGATCACCCGGTTTCGGGTCTACGACTACGTACTAAAGCGCCCTATTCAGACTCGCTTTCGCTGCGGCTCCGTCTCTCCGACTTAACCTCGCACGTAAACGTAACTCGCCGGTTCATTCTACAAAAGGCACGCCATCACCCCTAGATCGGGCTCTGACTTCTTGTAAGCGCACGGTTTCAGGTTCTTTTTCACTCCGCTCCCGCGGTGCTTTTCACCTTTCCCTCACGGTACTGCTTCACTATCGGTCGCCAGGGAGTATTTAGCCTTGGCAGATGGTCCTGCCGGATTCCCACGGGGTTTCTCGTGTCCCGCGGTACTCGGGATCCGTCTCGGAGGGGATAGACTTTCGGCTACAGGGCTTTTACCTTCTATGCCGGACCTTTCCAGATCTCTTCGCCT from the Cohnella hashimotonis genome contains:
- a CDS encoding YihY/virulence factor BrkB family protein, whose amino-acid sequence is MDKKTKKKTLRFAESLYCRFQDDEVPAMGAQLTYYLILAIFPFMIFLIALIGFTPFTTWDLLDALNKVLPQSNSQVLVDWIKNIQENRSGALLSFGIIGSLWSASSGINAIIRALNKAYDEPETRPFWKVKGLSLIVTLVLTLVIFSSLALLVFGRWLGEWIFKTFALPDFFDEVWTVAQFVIPIAIIALVFTAMYKYVPNRHLKFKEVLPGALVATIGWIVASGLFAFYVSNFANYTKTYGSLGGVIVLLTWLYISSIIVVLGGEVNATLAFDREGKSKPECKKYTHSITNAWNKVKNWRSPKRDDKGKKAPPHVHT
- a CDS encoding DUF3243 domain-containing protein — encoded protein: MSESPHIIDKEEQIDTSKVGDTISRIDAPKKDEILRNFDSFKSYLNRRIALGESLGLSEEQLAQVAEKVADYLAEHEDPRNAEENLLQELWKVGDQEERHKLAHMLVKLAQQS
- a CDS encoding formate/nitrite transporter family protein, yielding MDYVKPGQMLENLIAMGVAKSKLPVSQKLVRSGLAGAILGCATTLAYTASVQTKLPIAGAILFPIGFVLILLLGLELVTGSFAAIPLALLKRRISTGKMVSSFAWALVGHVIGAGLYAALYTMAVTKMGHEMSNPLVQAIISAAEGKTTAYIHIGADGWMLAFVKAVLCNWMVALGVVMSLSSTSTIGKIAAMWMPVLLFFGQGFEHLVVNMFLLPAGLMLGANYSFADMLLWNWIPVLLGNFAGGAICTGLLFYLAHRERTPEAVK
- a CDS encoding alpha/beta fold hydrolase, whose protein sequence is MDKRDILRRNHVTVRGEGDKVIVFAHGFGCDQSMWRFVAPAFEKHWKIVLFDFVGSGNSDKSTYDPVRYSELTGYATDVLEICEALEIRNIVYVGHSVAASIGILAAVQSPALFERLVLIGPSPRYINDLPDYIGGFEREDIEGLLGLMESNYAQWSNYLAPIVMGNPDRPALAEELEESFCKLDPEIAGIFARATFLSDHRDVLPKVKTPTLIMQCTEDLIAPLEVGAYMHQQIRGSSFRMMEATGHCPHVSHPDETVDLISEYLLEAHSGIDKVAEA
- a CDS encoding MEKHLA domain-containing protein — its product is MRVENAEWLERHSRLLMDSYRKLTKKSLSEIEPGASATDALYEAPFALLSHGTESDPVLNYGNRTALNLWEMSWQTFTAMPSRLTAEPMEQSVREAFMENVRKKGYSDGYEGLRISGSGKRFRIEQAVVWNLIDENGAYRGQAAMFPSWTRL